The stretch of DNA ACCGGCGAACACCAGGGCTGTCCGTTCGTGGCGCGCTGTCCGTTCGCGACCGACGAGTGCGAGCAGTACCACCCCGACCTGACGGCGGCGCCGGGCGCGCCCGACCACCGCTCGCGCTGTCACTTCGTCGACGAGGTCGACCGCCTCCGGGAGGAGGCTGCCGACCCGGCGACGTGGGGCGGCGCCGCCGGCGGCGACGAGGCCGCGGCCGAGCCCGGCGACGAGGCCGTGCTCGAAGCCGAGGCGGTCCGCAAGTACTTCGACACCGGCAGCGGGCTGCTCGACTCCCTGTTGGGCCGGGAGTCGACGCCGGTGAAAGCCGTCGACGGCGTCTCCTTCGACGTGAACGAGGGGGAGATATTCGGCATCGTCGGCGAGTCGGGCTGCGGGAAGTCGACGCTGGGGCGGACACTGCTGAACCTCCACCCCGCGACCGACGGGACGATCTCGCTGAACGGCGAGGCGATCGACGAGATCCCCAACGAGGAGTTCCGTCGCCGGGCTCAGATGATCTTTCAGGACCCGTTCGAGAGCCTGAATCCCCGGATGACGGTGCAGCAGACGATCACCGAGCCGCTGGCACTGCTTGGCGAGGATCTGACCTACTCCGAGCGGATCGCCGTCGCCGAGGAGACGCTCGCGGAGGTGGGGCTCTCCCCGCCCGAGGAGTATCTGCAGCGGTTCCCCGACCAGCTCAGCGGCGGCGAGCGCCAGCGCGTCTCGATCGCGCGGGCGCTGGTGGTCGACCCGAGCTTCCTGCTCGCCGACGAGCCGGTGTCGATGCTCGACGTGAGCATCCGGGCCAGCGTGCTCAACATCCTCCGGCGGCTCCGCCGCGAGGAGGGGCTGACGCTGTCGATCATCAGCCACGACCTCAGCCTGATCCGGAACGTCAGCGACCGGACGGCGGTGATGTACCTCGGCGAGTTCGTCGAGGTCGGCGACACCGACCGGATCGTCGAGGACCCGAAACACCCCTACACCGAGGCGCTGGTCGACTCGGTGCCGGTGCCGGACCCGACCGTCGAGCGGACGCCCGTGGACATCAGCGGCGAGCCGCCGTCGCCCCGGGACCCGCCCTCTGGCTGTCGGTTCCACACGCGCTGTCCGGCGGTCATCCCCCCCGAGGAGTTCGAGTTCGCGGACGGGCGGTTCCGCGAGCTCATGGACCTCCGACAGGATCTCGACACCGACTCGGTCCGCGTCGAGCGCGCACGGGAGCAGGCCGAGGCGCCCGACGATCCCGAGTCCGTCGCCGCCGCGATCAAGCAGCGGCGCTTCGACGGCGCGTTCGTCGACGCCGAGGCCGAGGCCATCGTCGACGAGGCCCTGACCACGCTCGCCCGCGGGGAGAAAGACGCGGCGGTCGAGCGCTTGGCTGACGCGTTCACGACGCCGTGTGAGCTCGAGGAGCCCGAACTCGTCGAACTGGAGGACGGGCGGCAGGTTTCCTGTCACCTGTACGACTGAACGGGCGTGACGCAGGCGCGGTGACGCGCCCCACCCCGTTTTCGCCCGGCGTCGGACGACACAGTTATGTGCCACCGATGTACACGATCACCCGATGACCGAAAGCGCCAATCCCGTGAGTCGTCTGATCACCGCCGGCGGGCAGAAACTGTTCATGCTCGCGCTGAGCGTCGCCGCGGTGCTGGCCGCGGTCGGGTTCTCGATCGTCGTGTTCGGCGCGTTCTCCGACCTGGTCGCGACGACGGTCGATCGCGCCATGATCGTCGGTATCGGCGTCGTGTTGATGAGCCTCGGCGGCGGGCTCGGCTACTCGGCGGTGAACTGAGCCCGGCCGACAGCGCCGGAGCGGCGGCCTCGGCGTTCGGGCTACCAGACCGTTTCGAGCACCCGGAGCGTGTTCCCCCCGGTGACCTTACGGATCTCTTCGTCGGAGTACCCCTCGCGGACGAGCCACCGGACGATGTTGTGCCACGCCTCCGTGGGGTTCTCCATCCCCTCGACGTAGTCGAACTCGATCTCCTGCCAGTCGGGGTACTTCTCGTAGTTCTTCCCCATGTACTTGTGGAGGCCAACGTGGTCGCCGTACAGCGTGTCCGGCCCGAACGACACGTGGTCGATCCCGACGAGGTCTTTCACGTACTCGAAGTGGTCCATCACGGACTCGATGGTGTGGGTCGGGTTGTCCGGGGAAGCGACGTTGTGCGGTGCGGACTGGATCCCGATGACGCCGCCGGTGTCCGCGACGGCTTCGAGTACCTCGTCGGCGTCGAGGCGTGTGATGTCGAGCAACTCCCGGGCGCCGTTGTGTGAGAGCATCACGGGGTCCTCGCTCGCCGCGCAGGTGTCGAGGGTGGTCTGCCGGCTCGCGTGGCTCGGGTCGATCAGGATGCCGAGCTTGTTCATGCGCTCGACGGCGTTCTCGCCGAAGCTGGTGAGGCCG from Halolamina sediminis encodes:
- a CDS encoding dipeptide ABC transporter ATP-binding protein, with the protein product MSSTTTPTADESQGTVLDVEDLSVTYRMDDEPDVNAVQNVSFSVEAGTTFGLVGESGCGKTTAARALIGLLDENGEITGGSVRKGGRDLTAVSDAALRDARWNEIATIPQNVMNALNPVETVGSQILDVIQLHTDRDREQAREHAEGLFEQVGLIPDRMADYPHEFSGGMLQRAVIAMAMSCDPDLIIADEPTTALDVVVQDEILAELDELQREMGVAMLVISHDIGVMAEICDDVGVMYGGELMEVGSATDVFTDPSNPYTLGLANSFPDITDPDRELVDIPGTAPELTGEHQGCPFVARCPFATDECEQYHPDLTAAPGAPDHRSRCHFVDEVDRLREEAADPATWGGAAGGDEAAAEPGDEAVLEAEAVRKYFDTGSGLLDSLLGRESTPVKAVDGVSFDVNEGEIFGIVGESGCGKSTLGRTLLNLHPATDGTISLNGEAIDEIPNEEFRRRAQMIFQDPFESLNPRMTVQQTITEPLALLGEDLTYSERIAVAEETLAEVGLSPPEEYLQRFPDQLSGGERQRVSIARALVVDPSFLLADEPVSMLDVSIRASVLNILRRLRREEGLTLSIISHDLSLIRNVSDRTAVMYLGEFVEVGDTDRIVEDPKHPYTEALVDSVPVPDPTVERTPVDISGEPPSPRDPPSGCRFHTRCPAVIPPEEFEFADGRFRELMDLRQDLDTDSVRVERAREQAEAPDDPESVAAAIKQRRFDGAFVDAEAEAIVDEALTTLARGEKDAAVERLADAFTTPCELEEPELVELEDGRQVSCHLYD